A segment of the Acidiferrobacteraceae bacterium genome:
GGCGGGGCCGTGGCCTCGCTCGGTCTTGAACACGACCCGGTCAACCACGTGACCGATGACGCGGGAGAAGAAGATCACAAAGGTGTTTACCACCCCCTGGATCAGGGCCAGGGTAACCATGTCGCCGTTGGCAACGTGGGTAATCTCGTGGCCCAGGACGGCCTCGGCCTCATCCTCCGACAGGGTGCGCAACAATCCGCTGCTGACCGCCACCAGGGCGCGGCTGCGGCTCGGACCCGTGGCGAAAGCATTGATATCCGGCGAATCGTAAATGGCGACCTGGGGCATGGGGATTCCCGCGCGCTGTGCCTGGTGGCGCACGGTATTGACCAGCCACACCTCCGCCGGATGGGAAGGCCGCTCGATCACCTGGGCCCCGGTCAGTCGCTTCGCGGTCCAGCGCGAAATGCTCAGGGAAATCAGCGACCCGCCGAATCCGAAAACGGCGGCGAAAAGCAGCAGGCTGTTCAGATCAAGGTTGATGCCCTGGCGATCCAGGAATCCGGTAAAGCCGAACAGGCTGAGGGTGATACTCAGCACCATCAGGATCGCGATATTGGTTACCAGGAACAGAAAAATTCGCTTCATGAATCAGTCTCCACAGACGGAAATTCGCCCACATCTATGACAGCGCGGGGAAGGACGGGTTCACTGTCTTCATCCGCATG
Coding sequences within it:
- the htpX gene encoding protease HtpX, whose product is MKRIFLFLVTNIAILMVLSITLSLFGFTGFLDRQGINLDLNSLLLFAAVFGFGGSLISLSISRWTAKRLTGAQVIERPSHPAEVWLVNTVRHQAQRAGIPMPQVAIYDSPDINAFATGPSRSRALVAVSSGLLRTLSEDEAEAVLGHEITHVANGDMVTLALIQGVVNTFVIFFSRVIGHVVDRVVFKTERGHGPAFWITAIVAELVLAVLASMIVMWFSRRREFRADAGGARLAGRGKMIAALERLKANVQKPHLPDQMAAFGISGKVAGGFARLFMSHPPLDERIAALKGAAD